The following are encoded together in the Adhaeribacter arboris genome:
- a CDS encoding EcsC family protein: MLQPVYEEQVLHELRSWQKQMLRKPTLANWLAKRAQQKINAIIPEKVHQVITATIKQMIRAVLFGAEFTTRTPTYNYSLELQEVIIKERIEFYKKTAAAEGGITGAGGILLGLADFPLLLSLKLKMLYDIAALYGHNISHYKERLYLLYIFQLAFSSQEQRTYIYQQIINWEEQKHLLPDDIHQFDWRTFQQEYRDYIDLAKMAQLIPIIGAPVGAVVNYRLLDKLGRFAMNAYRMRWQEQKKRVGGNIV, from the coding sequence ATGCTGCAGCCAGTCTACGAAGAACAGGTTTTACACGAACTTAGGTCCTGGCAAAAACAAATGTTGCGCAAACCAACTTTGGCAAACTGGTTGGCCAAACGCGCTCAGCAAAAAATAAATGCTATCATTCCGGAAAAAGTACACCAGGTAATTACCGCCACCATTAAGCAAATGATTCGGGCGGTTTTATTCGGGGCCGAATTTACTACCCGTACCCCAACGTATAACTACTCCTTAGAACTACAAGAAGTCATTATTAAGGAACGCATAGAATTTTACAAAAAAACGGCCGCGGCCGAAGGCGGGATTACCGGGGCGGGAGGCATTTTGCTGGGCTTAGCCGATTTTCCGTTGTTACTCAGTCTAAAATTAAAAATGCTCTACGACATTGCCGCGCTTTACGGCCATAATATAAGCCATTATAAAGAACGGCTTTATTTACTGTACATCTTTCAATTAGCTTTTAGCAGTCAGGAACAACGCACCTACATCTACCAACAAATAATTAACTGGGAAGAACAAAAGCATCTTTTACCCGATGATATTCACCAGTTCGATTGGCGTACTTTTCAGCAAGAATACCGCGATTACATTGATTTGGCTAAAATGGCGCAATTAATCCCAATAATTGGCGCTCCCGTGGGAGCCGTAGTCAACTACCGTTTGCTCGATAAATTAGGTCGCTTTGCGATGAATGCTTACCGGATGCGGTGGCAGGAGCAGAAGAAGAGAGTAGGCGGAAACATCGTCTAA